The proteins below are encoded in one region of Eulemur rufifrons isolate Redbay chromosome 2, OSU_ERuf_1, whole genome shotgun sequence:
- the PSMC1 gene encoding 26S proteasome regulatory subunit 4, which translates to MGQSQSGGHGPGGGKKDDKDKKKKYEPPVPTRVGKKKKKTKGPDAASKLPLVTPHTQCRLKLLKLERIKDYLLMEEEFIRNQEQMKPLEEKQEEERSKVDDLRGTPMSVGTLEEIIDDNHAIVSTSVGSEHYVSILSFVDKDLLEPGCSVLLNHKVHAVIGVLMDDTDPLVTVMKVEKAPQETYADIGGLDNQIQEIKESVELPLTHPEYYEEMGIKPPKGVILYGPPGTGKTLLAKAVANQTSATFLRVVGSELIQKYLGDGPKLVRELFRVAEEHAPSIVFIDEIDAIGTKRYDSNSGGEREIQRTMLELLNQLDGFDSRGDVKVIMATNRIETLDPALIRPGRIDRKIEFPLPDEKTKKRIFQIHTSRMTLADDVTLDDLIMAKDDLSGADIKAICTEAGLMALRERRMKVTNEDFKKSKENVLYKKQEGTPEGLYL; encoded by the exons ATG ggtcAAAGTCAGAGTGGTGGCCATGGTCCTGGAGGTGGCAAGAAGGATGACAAG gacaagaaaaagaagtatgAACCTCCAGTACCAACTAGAGTGggcaaaaagaagaagaaaacaaaaggaccAGATGCTGCCAGTAAACTGCCACTGG tGACACCTCACACTCAGTGCCGGTTAAAATTATTGAAGTTAGAGAGAATTAAAGACTATCTTCTCATGGAGGAAGAATTCATTAGAAATCAGGAACAAATGAAACCATTAGAAGAAAAGCAAGAG GAGGAAAGATCAAAAGTGGATGATCTGAGGGGGACCCCAATGTCAGTGGGAACCTTGGAAGAGATCATTGATGACAATCATGCCATTGTGTCTACGTCTGTGGGCTCAGAACACTATGTCAGCATTCTTTCATTTGTAGATAAGGACCTGCTGGAACCAGGCTGCTCGGTCCTGCTCAACCACAAG GTGCATGCTGTGATAGGGGTGCTGATGGATGACACAGATCCCTTGGTCACAGTGATGAAGGTAGAAAAGGCCCCCCAGGAGACCTATGCTGATATTGGTGGATTGGACAACCAAATCCAGGAAATTAAG gAATCTGTGGAGCTTCCTCTCACCCATCCTGAATATTATGAAGAGATGGGTATAAAGCCCCCTAAGGGGGTCATTCTCTATGGTCCACCTGGCACAG gtAAAACCTTGTTAGCCAAAGCAGTAGCAAACCAAACTTCGGCCACTTTCTTGAGAGTGGTTGGCTCCGAACTCATTCAGAAGTACCTAGGTGATGGGCCCAAACTCGTACGGGAATTGTTTCGAGTCGCTGAAGAACATGCACCTTCCATCGTGTTTATTGATGAAATTGATGCCATTGGGACAAAAAG ATATGACTCAAATTCTGGTGGTGAGAGAGAAATTCAGCGAACAATGTTGGAACTGTTGAACCAGTTGGATGGATTTGATTCAAGGGGAGATGTGaaagttattatggccacaaaccgaATAGAAACTTTGGATCCAGCACTTATCAGACCAg GCCGCATCGACAGAAAGATCGAGTTCCCCCTGCCCGATGAAAAGACTAAGAAGCGCATCTTTCAGATTCACACAAGCAGGATGACGCTGGCTGATGATGTAACTCTGGATGACTTGATCATGGCTAAAGATGACCTTTCTGGTGCTGACATTAAG GCAATCTGTACAGAAGCTGGTCTGATGGCCTTAAGAGAACGTAGAATGAAAGTAACAAATGAAGACTTCAAAAAGTCtaaagaaaatgttctgtataAAAAACAAGAAGGCACCCCTGAGGGGCTCTATCTCTAG